CCATTTGTACAGACTTTTAATGGAAGTACCTATTATTCTAAAATAGAGGCAAAAACTCTAAAATCGCTATACAGTTTATGTAAGGCAGAATCAGCTACTCTTTTTATGGCTATTCACGCTGTGTTTAGTGTTTTATTAGCCCGATACAGTAATGCAAAAGATATTGTTGTAGGCACACCCATTGCTAACAGAGAAAAAGCTGAAATTGCAGGTCTGGTAGGATTTTTTATGAATCTTATAGTACTACGCAGTGATTTGTCGCAAAATCCAAGTTTTATCGATTTACTGAGACAAAGCAAAAAAATGCTGGAAGAATCATATGATTATCAAGAACTTCCTTTCGAAAAATTAGTTGAAGAACTCAAAGTGAAAAGAAATTTAGGGCACAGTCCTTTGTTTCAGGTTTTACTTTCGCTTCAGAATAACGAACAAGAGCAGGTTGCATTAACAGATTTAACTTTAGAAACGGTCACTTATAAAAATACAAGAAGTGCTAAATATGATCTCAGCCTAAATATTATTGAGATTTCAGGAGAACTTTCGCTTTCATGGGAATACAATACAGATCTTTTTAATGAAGAAACCATTGCTCGTATGGCGGGACACTTCGACACATTATTAAATTCTGTATTAGTAAATCCGGACGAAAATGTTTTTAAAATCAACATGATCAGCGATAAAGATGCGGAAGATATATGTAAACATTTAGATGGAGAAGTATTAAATCTCACCGATGTTGAAGAGACGAACAGCCTTTTTGAATATCAGTTAAAAAATAATCCAGATAAAACCGCTGTAATCTGTGGTGGCGTATCATACACTTATAAAGCATTAGGAGAAAAAGTTGATTCGATTGCATCTCATTTAGTACAAAACGGAGTACAAAATAGTGATCGTGTTGGAATTTGTCTGCTTCGCAGTATCGAAATGGTTGCTTCAATTTTTGCATGTTTTAAAATAGGAGCGGCTTATATTCCACTTGATCCTGTTTATTCTTCTATTCGATTGAACCAGATCGTAAAAGATGCTGAGCCCAAGTGCATTATAACACATTCTGCTTTAAGAGAATTATATTTAAAAGAGATGTATGAAGATTTTATATATCTTGATAAACTTGATTTAACTGTAAATGATAAAGTGGTAATAAACTGCCATGATGAAAATACAGCTTACATAATTTTTACATCTGGTACAACAGGAAAACCAAAAGGAATTGAAGTAAGTCATGCCAATTTGAAAAATTTCTTAAAAGCACTCGATATTTCTTTTGGAACAGAAACGAGACAAAACTGGCTTGCACAAACAAGCATGAACTTTGATATTTCTGTTTTAGAATTAATCTGGACGATTTCGAGAGGGCATCAAATTGTTTTACAACAGTCAAATCCTTTCAAGCTGCTTTCTTCAGACAATATCTCACAAACTAAGAATCTGGACTTTAGTATTATGTTTTTTGGCGCAGATAAAGAAAACGATGCCCAGAAATACAATTTACTTCTCGAAACAGCAAAATATGCAGATAAAAATGATTTTACTGCGATTTGGACGCCTGAAAGACATTTTGGCGAGTTTGGAGGCTTATTTCCAAGTCCATCAGTTTTAGGTTCTGCTATATCTGTTTTAACAGAAAAAATAAAAGTACGTTCCGGAAGTGTCGTTCTTCCCCTGCACGACCCAATTAGAGTGGCAGAAGAATGGGCTGTTATTGATAATTTGAGCAATGGACGCACAGGAATTAGTATTGCATCTGGCTGGCATCCAAACGATTTTGTTTTTTCAAATTCAAATTATGAAGCGCGTCATATTGAAATGCGTGAAAAAATTACTGAACTCAAAAAACTTTGGGAAGGACATTCTGTGATAAGAAAAAATGGAACAGGCCAAGATTTTGAAATTACAATCAGACCCGAACCCATACAAAAACAATTGCCACTTTGGATTACCGCAGCCGGAAATCCAGAAACTTTTAAATATGCAGGAGAAATTGGAGCAAATGTACTTACACATATGCTTGGCCAGTCCTTAGAAAAATTAGCAGAAAACATTGCAGTTTATCATAAAGCACTGAAAGAAAATGGTTTTACTGTAGAAGATAAAACAGTTTCATTGATGCTGCATACCTATATCGATGCTGATCAAGAAAAAGCCGCAGAGATTAGTGAAAAGCCATTTAAAGAGTATCTAAGATCGTCCATAAAATTAATGGAACCTCTTGCACACGAATTAAGTCTCAATATCGATACACAAAGTGATGAGATTATTGAATTTGCTTATCGAAAATTCAGCAAAGAAAACACACTTATTGGTAGTGTCGAATCCTGCCAGAAAATGCTGCAAAGTATTCAAAATATAGGAGTTACTGAAGTAGCATGTCTTGTAGATTTTGGTGTTGAAAACGAAAATGTACTTTCAGGGTTGAAAAACATTGCTAAAGCAAAATCACTTTACCACAAACAAAATGAGCTTAGAGATTTGTTAAATATAAACAATCAAAAAAATGAATTAGAACTTATTGATACTTACAAGGTTACTCATGTTCAAATGACACCTTCGCAGTCTAAGTTAATCCTGGATTTATACAATCAAGATAATTCAAGAGACATTTCTTCTGTAGAACATTGGATGATAGGAGGAGAACCTTTAAACCAAAACTTGATCGACGGATTAAGCGAGATTACAAATGCGAAATTATACAATATGTACGGCCCTACAGAAACAACCGTTTGGTCTGCATGGAGAGAAATTCGTAACGGCAATTTTAAAATTGGAAATCCAATCTTAAATACAAAATTATTGCTTCTTAATGAATTCGAACAGCAGGTTCCTCTTGGAGTTGTTGGCGAATTGTATATCGGAGGATCTGGAGTTTCAAAAGGATATTACAACAATTCAGAACTTACTGCGAGTAGTTTTAAAAAACTAAAAAACAAGCAGGCAGATACTATCAAATTCTATAAAACGGGAGATTTAATGCGCTTAAATCCTGACGGAACTTTTGATTATGAAGGAAGAAAAGACAATCAGGTAAAAATTAATGGTTACAGAATTGAACCTGAGGAAATTGAAAATGTAATATGTAAAATCCCCGAAGTAAAGGATTGTAAAGTTGTACCAATTACTGATGGTAATACTACATATTTATCTGCTTACATTGTTAAAGAAGAAATAGTATTCGGAAACTATAAAGAGCTTCCTGTTCAAGAGCAGGCAAAAGCATTTAAATTTCCTGACGGAAGCACCGTTTATCATCAGTCAAACCGACAGCTGGCTATGCTTTACAAAGAAATATTTGAAGATGAAATCTATTTCAAACATAATATTTCCATACCCGAAAATGCGGTAGTAATAGATGCAGGAGCTAATATAGGATCATTTAGTATGCATGTAAATCAAAAGCAGCCAAGTGCCTTTCTAGTCGCTTTTGAACCAATCCCCCAGATTTTTTCAGGATTAAAACAAAACTTTGAACACCGCAATATCAAAGGTCGAATCCTGAACTACGGAGTTTCTAACAAAAAAGAAAATGCGACCTTTTATTACTATCCTGAAATGGCAGGTATGTCAGGAAGGTTTACAGAAAAAGAAACTATTGTAGATGCTGTAGGCGGTTATGTGAAACATGATAAAACAGTTCTTTCACAAAACGCTAATCATTCAAATGAAGATGTTATTGTAAAATCTTTTTATGAAAGTATTGATAGTGAAGGTGAAATGAATGACGAATTCAAAAATTACCTGAATTCTCTATACGAAGCCAAAGAAGTAGACTGTCAGCTTACCACAATCTCTGATGTTATCGATGATCTTAAACTTGAATGTATTGATCTTCTTAAAGTAGACGTAGAAAAAAGCGAATGCCTTGTGTTAGAAGGTATACGAGAAGAACACTGGGCAAGAATTCACCAGCTTGCTATTGAGGTAGATGGAGATTCTAATCTTG
This is a stretch of genomic DNA from Flavobacterium endoglycinae. It encodes these proteins:
- a CDS encoding MupA/Atu3671 family FMN-dependent luciferase-like monooxygenase → MGDLMLKQRLARLIQKKVSFEVSQDKLLVKGDLAVLNEEDKQFLKENKQEIISLIENASSEISLVKNTNKEDRIPLSFSQQSLWLLDRINNGSSHYNLTSAFKLKGRLDYKALNKAFTSIIERHDTLRSTFFVDNSGEPFQKIQNVESFTIVPEEFDTADSTIESQLFEKIEEETNKIFDLTQDLLVNVRLFKVNANEHFLIVTMHHIASDGWSIGIFVNEISILYNSYLEEKTNALPELTVQYSDYAIWQRKRLQGKILEKQIDYWKNLLADLPVIHNLPLDNPRPFVQTFNGSTYYSKIEAKTLKSLYSLCKAESATLFMAIHAVFSVLLARYSNAKDIVVGTPIANREKAEIAGLVGFFMNLIVLRSDLSQNPSFIDLLRQSKKMLEESYDYQELPFEKLVEELKVKRNLGHSPLFQVLLSLQNNEQEQVALTDLTLETVTYKNTRSAKYDLSLNIIEISGELSLSWEYNTDLFNEETIARMAGHFDTLLNSVLVNPDENVFKINMISDKDAEDICKHLDGEVLNLTDVEETNSLFEYQLKNNPDKTAVICGGVSYTYKALGEKVDSIASHLVQNGVQNSDRVGICLLRSIEMVASIFACFKIGAAYIPLDPVYSSIRLNQIVKDAEPKCIITHSALRELYLKEMYEDFIYLDKLDLTVNDKVVINCHDENTAYIIFTSGTTGKPKGIEVSHANLKNFLKALDISFGTETRQNWLAQTSMNFDISVLELIWTISRGHQIVLQQSNPFKLLSSDNISQTKNLDFSIMFFGADKENDAQKYNLLLETAKYADKNDFTAIWTPERHFGEFGGLFPSPSVLGSAISVLTEKIKVRSGSVVLPLHDPIRVAEEWAVIDNLSNGRTGISIASGWHPNDFVFSNSNYEARHIEMREKITELKKLWEGHSVIRKNGTGQDFEITIRPEPIQKQLPLWITAAGNPETFKYAGEIGANVLTHMLGQSLEKLAENIAVYHKALKENGFTVEDKTVSLMLHTYIDADQEKAAEISEKPFKEYLRSSIKLMEPLAHELSLNIDTQSDEIIEFAYRKFSKENTLIGSVESCQKMLQSIQNIGVTEVACLVDFGVENENVLSGLKNIAKAKSLYHKQNELRDLLNINNQKNELELIDTYKVTHVQMTPSQSKLILDLYNQDNSRDISSVEHWMIGGEPLNQNLIDGLSEITNAKLYNMYGPTETTVWSAWREIRNGNFKIGNPILNTKLLLLNEFEQQVPLGVVGELYIGGSGVSKGYYNNSELTASSFKKLKNKQADTIKFYKTGDLMRLNPDGTFDYEGRKDNQVKINGYRIEPEEIENVICKIPEVKDCKVVPITDGNTTYLSAYIVKEEIVFGNYKELPVQEQAKAFKFPDGSTVYHQSNRQLAMLYKEIFEDEIYFKHNISIPENAVVIDAGANIGSFSMHVNQKQPSAFLVAFEPIPQIFSGLKQNFEHRNIKGRILNYGVSNKKENATFYYYPEMAGMSGRFTEKETIVDAVGGYVKHDKTVLSQNANHSNEDVIVKSFYESIDSEGEMNDEFKNYLNSLYEAKEVDCQLTTISDVIDDLKLECIDLLKVDVEKSECLVLEGIREEHWARIHQLAIEVDGDSNLDSIVKLLKKNGYQIQIDELAMSDSDTIKNENTYMLYAINDDRKKTHNSIERQYSAPQVNESFVRNYLKNMLPDYMNPKDIAFVSSIPLMENGKVNLIKLKELKPKKAVQENTVKLNNQVEQDIYSLWCEVLKKESIPYEVSIFEAGGNSIEIVLLHEKLQTKFNISFSLVELFRNPTIQQQAKLIQNSNPIETNSSQKVLDKGTLRRNARTSRIN